The following are encoded together in the Desulfobotulus pelophilus genome:
- a CDS encoding glycosyltransferase family 4 protein, whose protein sequence is MNKESFLADEPLTRWNEKVVRIRLLFFMLLFPFRLVFQGADIVHANPSMNQRAILRDGIFILMSKIFRKKILVFIHGWDDREFEKISTCRLRKFLFLKVYNYSDLLVVLSEQFSEKLLKIGINKEISVETTMLDESFIVDAEIKKKIDNLFDKKTINILFLSRIEKTKGIYEAIDAYTILKSKGFDVALTVAGDGNELAKIKLYVSGKKIQNVTFAGFVSGRDKHRVFMRGDVFLFPTYFEGMPISMLEVMAYGMPVISRSVGGIPSVLSDGINGFMTYSKDPEIFSSFVIKLLENRCLFHSIARNNARLAKEKFYSAVVGKRIEKRYENLLGENIPKSSECKRLS, encoded by the coding sequence ATGAATAAAGAATCTTTTCTTGCTGATGAACCTTTAACAAGATGGAATGAAAAGGTTGTTAGAATAAGACTTCTTTTTTTTATGCTGTTGTTCCCATTTAGGCTGGTTTTTCAAGGTGCTGATATAGTGCATGCAAATCCATCTATGAATCAAAGAGCTATATTAAGGGATGGTATTTTTATTTTAATGTCTAAGATTTTTAGAAAAAAAATCCTTGTATTTATTCATGGGTGGGATGATCGAGAGTTTGAGAAAATCAGTACCTGCAGGTTAAGAAAGTTTCTTTTTTTAAAGGTTTATAATTATTCGGATCTTTTGGTCGTTTTATCGGAACAGTTTTCAGAAAAGTTGTTGAAAATTGGCATAAATAAAGAAATTTCGGTAGAAACTACGATGTTGGATGAATCTTTTATTGTAGATGCAGAGATTAAAAAAAAGATTGATAATCTTTTTGATAAAAAAACAATTAATATCCTTTTTTTATCCCGTATAGAAAAAACGAAAGGTATTTATGAGGCTATTGATGCCTATACTATTTTAAAATCAAAGGGTTTTGATGTTGCTCTGACTGTTGCTGGAGACGGGAATGAGCTTGCAAAGATTAAACTATATGTGTCAGGAAAAAAAATTCAAAATGTTACTTTTGCAGGGTTTGTTTCTGGGCGAGATAAGCATCGGGTTTTTATGCGGGGGGATGTATTTCTATTTCCAACTTATTTTGAAGGTATGCCGATATCTATGCTTGAGGTAATGGCTTATGGAATGCCTGTCATTTCAAGATCTGTAGGCGGTATTCCAAGCGTTTTGTCTGATGGAATCAATGGATTTATGACTTATTCTAAAGATCCTGAGATTTTTTCTTCGTTTGTAATTAAATTATTAGAAAACAGGTGTCTTTTTCACTCGATTGCACGGAACAATGCTAGGCTGGCAAAAGAAAAATTTTATTCTGCGGTAGTCGGCAAAAGAATTGAAAAAAGATACGAAAACCTTCTTGGCGAAAACATACCTAAATCATCTGAATGTAAGCGATTGTCATAA
- a CDS encoding DUF354 domain-containing protein, producing MKIWFEITNSPHINLFINIMKELEKDHEVMITCRDLANTIDLLKLHELKFEIVGSHYGKSLFKKIWGFPIRVLNLISFIKRKRPDVAIGQSSFQQPIAARLMGVPVIYMNDNEHAWGNIPSFLFANKILIPEYLSMQTVKKQLAFPGKVTKYPGLKEGIYLWRLVSNRNKAKKNGRKVVFFRPEPRTAQYYHGDTSDLDAFLIKLKDIFDVVISPRDLFQKQYYEQEKFYGIYVLDKPLPIKKIIEICDVFIGAGGTMSREMAVAGIPTISVYHGAMLEVDSYLLKNKMLLHKTSLDIDFFQSFIAEYKEDKNFKLLAKGKEAEMLIIKIILNKGDV from the coding sequence ATGAAGATTTGGTTTGAAATAACAAACTCACCACATATCAATCTTTTTATCAATATCATGAAGGAATTAGAAAAAGATCATGAAGTGATGATAACATGTAGGGATCTTGCCAATACTATAGATCTTTTAAAACTGCACGAGCTAAAATTTGAAATAGTCGGTTCGCATTATGGCAAAAGTCTATTTAAGAAAATTTGGGGTTTTCCTATCCGTGTTTTAAATCTGATATCCTTTATTAAAAGAAAAAGGCCTGATGTTGCCATAGGGCAAAGTTCGTTTCAGCAGCCAATAGCTGCAAGATTAATGGGTGTGCCTGTCATATACATGAACGATAATGAGCATGCGTGGGGCAACATACCGTCATTTCTTTTTGCGAATAAAATACTGATCCCTGAATATTTAAGCATGCAGACGGTAAAAAAGCAGCTCGCCTTTCCAGGAAAAGTGACGAAATACCCTGGCTTGAAAGAAGGGATTTATCTTTGGCGATTAGTGTCCAATCGCAATAAGGCAAAAAAGAACGGCAGAAAAGTAGTCTTTTTTAGGCCAGAGCCTAGGACAGCCCAGTACTATCATGGTGATACCTCTGATTTGGATGCTTTTCTTATCAAGCTTAAGGATATTTTTGATGTTGTGATTTCTCCAAGGGATTTATTCCAGAAACAGTATTATGAGCAGGAAAAGTTTTATGGAATTTATGTTCTGGATAAACCCTTGCCAATAAAAAAAATAATAGAAATATGTGATGTGTTTATTGGTGCTGGCGGGACTATGTCCAGAGAAATGGCCGTAGCGGGCATTCCAACAATATCCGTTTACCACGGTGCCATGTTGGAAGTGGATAGTTATCTTTTGAAAAACAAAATGCTGTTGCATAAGACATCGCTTGACATTGATTTTTTTCAATCGTTTATTGCTGAATATAAAGAAGATAAGAATTTTAAGCTTTTAGCAAAAGGGAAAGAAGCAGAAATGCTTATAATAAAAATAATTTTGAATAAAGGAGACGTTTAA